Proteins encoded in a region of the Pigmentiphaga litoralis genome:
- a CDS encoding tripartite tricarboxylate transporter substrate binding protein yields the protein MQRRTFLSAMSAAGMLAATGMARAQSGATRIVVGASPGGGTDTVARLMAQELGRLLGGTFVVDNKPGAGGNIAAQQVANAEPDGRTLLMCYTSHAINATLYPKLPFDPIKDFSPIACVANAPSILLARPGIKANTIRELIALAKAEPGTLNMALPGIGSSGHLASEVLKTRAGVDITLIPYKGTAPAMNDLLGGQVDLMFATAALAKAQMDNKTLKPLGVSSAQRMVSAPNVAPIADVLPGYDFSAWYGLLGPAGIKPELAQQISAAVEKTLAQEPIRRRLLDEGLIAQSSSPDAFGAFVKSEVERWGAVVKATGAKVT from the coding sequence ATGCAGAGACGAACCTTTCTGAGCGCCATGAGCGCAGCGGGCATGCTGGCCGCAACGGGAATGGCGCGGGCCCAGAGCGGCGCAACACGCATCGTGGTGGGCGCCTCGCCCGGCGGCGGCACCGACACCGTCGCACGACTCATGGCACAGGAACTGGGCCGCCTGCTGGGCGGCACCTTCGTGGTCGACAACAAACCCGGCGCAGGCGGCAACATCGCCGCGCAACAGGTCGCCAACGCCGAGCCCGATGGCCGCACGCTGCTCATGTGCTACACCAGCCACGCGATCAACGCCACGCTGTACCCCAAGCTGCCGTTCGATCCGATCAAGGATTTCTCGCCGATCGCCTGTGTGGCCAACGCGCCGTCCATTTTGCTGGCGCGCCCTGGCATCAAGGCCAATACCATCCGCGAATTGATCGCCCTGGCCAAGGCCGAACCCGGCACGCTGAACATGGCCTTGCCCGGCATCGGATCGTCAGGCCACCTGGCGTCCGAAGTGCTCAAGACCCGGGCCGGCGTGGACATCACGCTCATCCCCTACAAGGGCACGGCGCCCGCCATGAACGATCTGCTTGGCGGACAGGTCGACCTGATGTTCGCCACGGCGGCCCTGGCCAAGGCGCAGATGGACAACAAGACGCTCAAGCCCCTGGGGGTCAGCAGCGCGCAGCGTATGGTCTCGGCGCCGAACGTGGCCCCGATTGCCGATGTGCTGCCAGGCTACGACTTCAGCGCCTGGTACGGTCTGCTCGGACCTGCCGGCATCAAGCCGGAACTGGCGCAGCAGATTTCGGCAGCGGTCGAGAAAACCCTTGCGCAAGAGCCCATTCGCCGCCGGCTGCTGGACGAAGGCCTGATCGCGCAGAGCAGTTCGCCCGACGCGTTCGGCGCGTTTGTGAAGTCGGAAGTGGAACGGTGGGGCGCCGTGGTCAAGGCAACAGGCGCCAAGGTGACCTGA
- a CDS encoding TauD/TfdA family dioxygenase: MQATSTPFPQARPAATRPMAWTADQVRQDESWIIRLTGDQIDGMHAALAHAKHTGKSMLEMTQEDFPLNAAAITVLQQAIATTQGRWGMCLVKGFPVDVWSEDDSRLAFWGMALYMGVGRTQNRASQIMNDVRNEGGEYKVKGGRGYNTNAGLDFHQDSCDVVGLLCRRTAKSGGTSKVISSIALRDEVRRLRPDLIPVLESPFFHSYQGTQDPSQPAYYRLPIFGNHPEYFSARANRKNTDAAQRDFPEVPRLTPQQVEALDLLEELMPSDTLCYTMELEQGDVQLLNNYVTLHSRTPFEDFDEPDRKRHLFRLWLAIPGSQPLPDAWAEYYGDARAGAVRGGVRGTAITQEFLAYEKRQADTLGMQFETWKPRMLKEDMDTLLGKEAVKADSHAEA; encoded by the coding sequence ATGCAAGCCACTTCGACCCCCTTCCCCCAGGCACGGCCGGCCGCCACCCGCCCGATGGCATGGACTGCCGACCAGGTCAGGCAGGATGAATCCTGGATCATCCGCCTGACGGGGGACCAGATCGATGGCATGCACGCCGCCCTCGCCCACGCAAAGCACACGGGCAAGTCCATGCTGGAGATGACGCAGGAAGACTTTCCCCTGAATGCCGCCGCCATCACGGTGCTGCAACAAGCCATCGCGACGACGCAGGGCCGCTGGGGTATGTGCCTGGTCAAGGGCTTTCCGGTCGATGTCTGGTCCGAAGACGACTCGCGCCTGGCCTTCTGGGGCATGGCGCTGTACATGGGTGTGGGCCGCACGCAGAACCGCGCCAGCCAGATCATGAACGACGTTCGCAACGAGGGCGGCGAATACAAGGTCAAGGGGGGCCGTGGCTACAACACCAATGCCGGCCTGGATTTCCACCAGGATTCCTGCGATGTGGTCGGCCTGCTGTGCCGCCGCACGGCCAAGTCGGGCGGCACCAGCAAGGTGATCAGTTCCATCGCGCTTCGGGATGAAGTCAGGCGCCTGCGGCCCGATCTGATTCCGGTGCTCGAATCGCCGTTCTTCCACAGCTACCAGGGCACGCAGGATCCGTCGCAGCCGGCCTACTATCGCCTGCCCATCTTCGGCAATCACCCAGAATACTTTTCGGCCCGCGCCAACCGGAAGAACACCGACGCCGCCCAGCGCGACTTTCCGGAAGTCCCACGCCTGACGCCCCAACAGGTGGAAGCGCTGGACCTGCTTGAAGAACTGATGCCCAGCGACACGCTCTGCTACACGATGGAACTGGAGCAAGGCGACGTGCAGTTGCTGAACAACTACGTCACCCTGCATTCGCGCACGCCGTTCGAAGACTTTGACGAACCCGACCGCAAGCGCCACCTGTTCCGGCTGTGGCTGGCCATTCCCGGCTCGCAACCGCTGCCTGACGCGTGGGCCGAGTATTACGGCGATGCGCGGGCGGGCGCCGTGCGTGGCGGGGTCCGGGGCACCGCCATCACCCAGGAATTCCTGGCCTATGAAAAACGGCAGGCCGACACCCTGGGGATGCAATTCGAAACCTGGAAACCGCGCATGCTCAAGGAAGATATGGATACGCTGCTGGGCAAGGAGGCCGTCAAGGCAGACAGCCACGCCGAGGCCTGA
- a CDS encoding LysR family transcriptional regulator, which produces MKIETFATLEAVLQTGTFAAAARATNVTPSAVSMQMKQLELYLGKPLFDRSGLQARPTQLAHDVADTLRAALQGLESLRAGSSLAVEGQVRLGIIESLQAAVLPGIMAFLRERHPRLELRPARGRSSTLTAAVKAGDLDAALVAQPLSGGSARLRWTPMFTRELVVIAPPDADDTALGTLFRQHDWIRYDRNTVTGAMAVQYANEHFPDIRGALEFDSSPAIVAMVSAGLGVSLLQEPDPAVLQVYPVRVIRLGRGAPVLQFSMVTRKNDDDNRSIDAVRQGMQVSVGSFRRQAGSRGRLRRAAGRTA; this is translated from the coding sequence ATGAAGATCGAGACGTTTGCAACGCTGGAAGCCGTGCTGCAGACCGGCACGTTCGCCGCTGCGGCCCGCGCCACCAACGTCACGCCCAGCGCCGTCAGCATGCAGATGAAGCAGCTGGAACTTTATCTGGGCAAGCCGCTGTTCGACCGATCGGGCCTGCAGGCGCGGCCCACCCAGCTGGCCCATGATGTGGCCGACACCCTGCGCGCGGCGTTGCAGGGCCTGGAGTCCTTGCGGGCCGGCAGCAGCCTGGCGGTGGAAGGGCAGGTGCGCCTGGGCATCATCGAGTCCCTGCAGGCGGCCGTGCTGCCGGGCATCATGGCCTTCTTGCGGGAACGCCACCCGCGGCTGGAACTGCGCCCCGCGCGCGGCCGCAGCAGCACGCTGACGGCGGCTGTCAAGGCCGGCGACCTGGACGCGGCGCTGGTGGCTCAGCCGCTGTCCGGCGGATCGGCCCGGCTGCGCTGGACGCCGATGTTCACCCGGGAACTGGTGGTGATCGCGCCGCCCGATGCCGATGACACCGCACTGGGCACCTTGTTCCGGCAGCACGACTGGATCCGCTATGACCGGAACACGGTCACCGGTGCGATGGCCGTGCAATACGCCAACGAACATTTTCCCGACATTCGCGGCGCCCTGGAATTCGACAGCTCGCCCGCCATCGTTGCCATGGTCAGCGCGGGACTGGGCGTGTCGCTGCTGCAGGAACCCGATCCCGCCGTGCTGCAGGTGTATCCGGTGCGTGTGATCCGACTGGGGCGAGGCGCACCGGTGTTGCAGTTTTCGATGGTGACCCGCAAGAACGATGACGACAACCGGTCGATCGACGCCGTGCGGCAAGGCATGCAGGTCAGTGTGGGATCGTTCCGCCGGCAGGCAGGGAGCCGGGGCAGGCTGCGGCGGGCGGCGGGACGCACTGCATGA
- a CDS encoding sensor histidine kinase: MSRPLPPFRPVLVWLALWLGLTALACAALLGFRYADARGQFNDDASTLVRQIAQRVDQHDAHLTSLAAVARFDDAGFPNFLGVSASVRQYYPRITEIVLVELAPEPSASTVPRVLAVSAPQALPDAGWSPAMTQASAGIAVGRTRLAPGRVPGTFRLIKHIPREPYTVLVFSIDAGQLVAADAGSRPIAWTLNIPDGATTVATLQGATDARPLRPSRWRLPAMILTSQLDSPSQPLAVTLQRDARWSELLPLPAVLACAVLAAVLLGALRSGQRLRRARRDARLQDQALRLAHAMRVDGLGEMASGIAHELTQPMTALLSQNQAALRLIDGGATASDLAPVIRTNIRLVNRAGAILERMRAFVSRRELPLADTDVNAVVQSVVDLTEADLASRGVVLQWEPGEAVHAVADAVSLEQVLHNLVRNAAEAMVANAAGGSDRSGASASATVNAQGLQVEPAHWVRVVASDNDRAITIVVEDNGPGIPADQLEQIFTPFYTTKEGGMGLGLPLCERLMEAMGGHIAADSVVGQGTRFTLTLKAAA, translated from the coding sequence ATGTCTCGACCCTTGCCCCCGTTTCGTCCGGTTCTTGTCTGGCTTGCCCTGTGGCTGGGCCTGACGGCGCTTGCCTGCGCGGCGCTGCTGGGCTTCCGGTACGCGGACGCGCGGGGGCAGTTCAATGACGACGCGAGCACGCTCGTCCGGCAGATTGCGCAGCGGGTCGATCAGCATGATGCGCATCTGACCAGCCTGGCGGCGGTCGCCCGTTTCGATGACGCCGGCTTTCCCAACTTCCTGGGCGTGTCGGCGTCGGTGCGCCAGTACTACCCTCGGATTACCGAAATCGTGCTGGTCGAACTGGCGCCCGAACCGTCGGCGTCGACTGTGCCGCGGGTGCTGGCGGTCAGCGCGCCCCAGGCCCTGCCTGATGCAGGATGGAGCCCGGCCATGACGCAGGCTTCGGCGGGGATTGCGGTGGGCAGGACGCGGCTGGCACCCGGCCGGGTGCCAGGCACCTTCCGCCTGATCAAACACATTCCCCGCGAGCCCTACACCGTGCTGGTCTTCAGCATCGATGCCGGCCAGCTGGTGGCGGCCGACGCCGGGTCCCGGCCCATCGCATGGACCCTGAACATTCCCGATGGCGCCACCACGGTGGCGACCTTGCAGGGTGCGACCGATGCCAGGCCGCTGCGACCCTCGCGCTGGCGCCTCCCCGCCATGATCCTGACATCGCAGCTCGACAGCCCAAGCCAGCCGCTGGCGGTGACCTTGCAGCGCGACGCCCGGTGGTCGGAACTGCTGCCGCTGCCCGCCGTGCTGGCCTGCGCGGTGCTGGCGGCCGTGCTGCTGGGTGCATTGCGAAGCGGCCAGCGCTTGCGGCGCGCGCGTCGGGATGCGCGGCTGCAGGACCAGGCGCTGCGGCTGGCGCACGCCATGCGTGTCGATGGGTTGGGGGAGATGGCGTCGGGAATCGCGCATGAACTGACGCAACCCATGACAGCCTTGCTGAGCCAGAACCAGGCGGCCTTGCGTCTGATCGATGGAGGTGCAACGGCCAGTGACCTGGCGCCGGTGATCCGCACCAATATCCGGCTGGTCAATCGGGCAGGGGCAATCCTGGAACGCATGCGCGCGTTCGTCAGCCGGCGCGAACTGCCGTTGGCCGACACGGACGTCAACGCCGTCGTGCAAAGCGTTGTGGACCTGACCGAGGCCGACCTGGCTTCGCGTGGCGTGGTGCTGCAGTGGGAGCCGGGGGAAGCCGTGCACGCCGTGGCCGATGCCGTGTCGTTGGAGCAAGTGCTCCACAACCTGGTGCGCAATGCCGCCGAGGCGATGGTGGCAAATGCGGCAGGCGGGTCGGATCGGTCAGGCGCGTCAGCCTCGGCAACCGTCAACGCCCAAGGACTGCAAGTCGAGCCGGCCCATTGGGTCCGGGTCGTTGCCAGCGACAACGATCGTGCCATCACGATCGTTGTGGAAGACAACGGTCCAGGCATTCCTGCCGACCAGCTCGAACAGATCTTTACGCCGTTCTACACCACCAAGGAAGGCGGCATGGGATTGGGCTTGCCCTTGTGCGAACGGCTGATGGAAGCCATGGGCGGACACATCGCGGCCGATAGCGTAGTGGGCCAAGGCACCCGCTTCACCCTCACATTGAAGGCTGCCGCATGA
- a CDS encoding response regulator transcription factor → MTRSLVFLIDDDEDVRDALALLLKTMGLDVEAYADAASFLARPSPERFGCVVTDVRMAGMSGLHLLERLQADASGLPVVVITGHGDVAACRRALRGGAVDFLTKPIDEHALLEAIDAGLARGQGDLGRNRERDDAARALSVLSQREREIIGLIAQGLATKEIARALDLSPRTVEKHRAGIATKLGTTSVADMVRLVLATA, encoded by the coding sequence ATGACCCGCTCCCTGGTGTTCCTGATCGATGACGACGAAGACGTGCGCGACGCGCTGGCGCTCCTGCTCAAGACGATGGGCCTGGATGTCGAAGCCTATGCCGACGCGGCGTCGTTTCTGGCGCGTCCCAGCCCGGAACGCTTTGGCTGCGTGGTCACCGACGTCCGCATGGCGGGCATGTCCGGCCTGCATCTGTTGGAGCGCCTGCAGGCGGACGCCTCGGGCCTGCCCGTGGTGGTGATTACCGGGCACGGTGACGTCGCCGCATGCCGCCGCGCGCTGCGAGGCGGCGCGGTGGACTTCCTGACCAAACCGATCGACGAGCATGCCTTGCTCGAAGCCATCGATGCGGGCCTGGCGCGAGGGCAGGGGGACCTGGGCCGCAACCGTGAGCGGGACGACGCGGCACGCGCCCTGTCCGTGCTGAGTCAACGCGAACGCGAGATCATCGGGCTGATCGCGCAGGGGCTGGCTACCAAGGAGATTGCACGGGCGCTGGACCTGTCGCCGCGCACGGTCGAAAAACACCGGGCCGGCATCGCCACCAAACTCGGCACGACGTCGGTGGCGGACATGGTCCGCCTGGTGCTGGCAACGGCGTAG
- a CDS encoding GlcG/HbpS family heme-binding protein — protein sequence MKATHLIAAVTLAATPLFASAQLLQERNVPATIATDIAHAALNACAQRGFNVSAAVVDRAGVLRVLVRADNAGPHTVDGARMKAYTSSSSRAPTLAMQENAQKNPVAQQLTDIPGFLLLGGGVPIRVGNEVVGAVGVAGAPSGVIDGECGAAGIEAAKAKLM from the coding sequence ATGAAAGCAACCCACCTTATCGCCGCCGTCACCCTTGCCGCCACGCCACTGTTCGCGTCCGCGCAGCTGCTGCAAGAGCGCAATGTGCCTGCCACCATCGCCACCGACATCGCGCATGCCGCCCTGAACGCCTGCGCCCAGCGCGGCTTCAATGTCAGCGCTGCCGTCGTGGATCGCGCTGGCGTGTTGCGTGTGCTGGTCCGTGCGGACAATGCCGGCCCGCACACGGTGGACGGCGCCCGCATGAAGGCCTACACGTCATCGTCGTCGCGCGCGCCAACCCTGGCCATGCAAGAGAACGCCCAGAAGAATCCGGTCGCGCAGCAACTGACGGACATCCCCGGCTTTCTGCTGCTGGGCGGCGGCGTGCCGATCCGTGTCGGCAATGAAGTGGTCGGCGCGGTCGGCGTGGCCGGCGCGCCGTCGGGCGTCATTGATGGCGAGTGCGGCGCCGCGGGGATCGAAGCGGCCAAGGCCAAGTTGATGTAA
- a CDS encoding TPM domain-containing protein, with protein MHPAVGKFARACGWPLISGHWRRSRHFNAAALDRLAAAIAESETHHPGELLVVLETHLPDHVPDGVTRALEVFGRQRVWDTPERTGMLLYIALGNRCIELIADRGIDVPDATWDGVCRKIQEGFRRGDYLGTLETGIDTIEGELKAALPVADGADAAADPNRLPDRPVFI; from the coding sequence GTGCATCCGGCAGTTGGTAAGTTCGCCCGCGCATGCGGCTGGCCGTTGATCAGTGGCCATTGGCGCCGGTCCCGGCATTTCAATGCGGCAGCGCTCGACCGGCTGGCGGCGGCCATCGCCGAAAGCGAGACCCATCATCCTGGCGAATTGCTGGTGGTGCTGGAAACGCATCTGCCCGATCACGTGCCGGACGGCGTCACGCGCGCGCTGGAAGTGTTCGGACGCCAACGGGTGTGGGACACGCCCGAACGCACCGGCATGCTGCTGTACATCGCGCTGGGCAACCGGTGCATCGAGCTGATTGCCGACCGGGGTATCGACGTGCCCGACGCCACCTGGGACGGCGTCTGCCGGAAGATCCAGGAAGGTTTCCGGCGCGGCGATTACCTCGGCACGCTGGAAACGGGCATCGACACGATCGAAGGCGAATTGAAGGCCGCGTTGCCGGTGGCGGACGGCGCCGATGCCGCAGCCGACCCCAACCGGTTGCCTGACCGGCCGGTGTTCATCTAG
- a CDS encoding TPM domain-containing protein has translation MTSSRLWHGLCLCMTLLVGSLVAPGLALAAETAVPKLERRVTDQTGTLDAASIVRLEADIQALETEKGAQIAVLMVPTTDGEPIEQYAVRVFEAWKLGRQKTDDGVLFVIAKNDRTLRIEVGYGLEGAVTDAQASRIIREQVTPRFREGDFTGGVEAGVNALIGLVKGEALPPVEKAKANAAETVRGIPTGILFGAGLVLVILPVWAAALLGAVAGFMFTGSLLFVLLGGVLGVICSVVGKGFLPGGAARTMSRRGLGRGGFGGGFGGGFGGGGGGFGGGGGGGFSGGGGRSGGGGASGSW, from the coding sequence ATGACTTCGTCACGCCTCTGGCACGGGCTCTGCCTGTGCATGACGCTGCTGGTGGGTAGCTTGGTCGCGCCTGGCCTGGCGCTTGCCGCCGAGACGGCTGTGCCCAAGCTCGAGCGGCGCGTGACCGACCAGACCGGCACGCTGGACGCCGCGTCCATCGTGCGGCTGGAAGCCGACATCCAGGCGCTGGAAACCGAGAAAGGCGCGCAGATCGCCGTGCTGATGGTGCCGACAACCGACGGCGAACCCATCGAGCAATACGCGGTACGCGTCTTCGAGGCCTGGAAGCTGGGCCGGCAGAAAACCGATGACGGCGTGCTGTTCGTGATCGCCAAGAACGACCGCACCCTGCGCATCGAGGTCGGTTACGGGCTGGAAGGCGCCGTGACCGACGCCCAGGCCAGCCGCATCATCCGCGAACAGGTCACTCCGCGTTTCCGGGAAGGCGACTTTACGGGCGGTGTCGAAGCTGGCGTGAATGCGCTGATCGGGCTGGTGAAAGGTGAAGCTTTGCCACCGGTAGAAAAGGCCAAGGCCAACGCAGCTGAAACGGTTCGCGGCATTCCGACCGGCATTCTGTTTGGCGCCGGCCTGGTGCTGGTCATCCTGCCCGTCTGGGCCGCGGCCCTGCTCGGTGCGGTCGCCGGATTCATGTTTACCGGATCGCTGCTGTTCGTGCTGCTGGGCGGCGTGCTGGGCGTGATCTGCAGCGTCGTCGGCAAGGGCTTCCTGCCCGGCGGCGCGGCACGCACGATGTCCCGCCGCGGCCTGGGCCGCGGTGGTTTCGGCGGCGGCTTTGGCGGCGGCTTTGGGGGTGGGGGCGGCGGCTTCGGCGGCGGTGGTGGTGGTGGATTCTCGGGCGGCGGTGGCCGCAGTGGAGGCGGCGGTGCATCCGGCAGTTGGTAA
- a CDS encoding LemA family protein codes for MKRLFSLLMLSLFAATLTGCGYNAMQASDEKVKAAWSEVLNQYQRRADLIPNLVSTVKGYASHEEAVLTRVTEARARVGSTNITADQLDDPAQVQRFQQAQGELSSALSRLLVVTENYPQLKADGLFRDLQSQLEGTENRIAVARNRYVTSVEEYNVMIRQFPGAITAKVMGYKPKANFAVENEAAISRPPAVDFGGGARPAPAPAR; via the coding sequence ATGAAGCGACTGTTCTCCCTTCTCATGCTTTCCTTGTTTGCCGCGACCCTGACAGGTTGCGGCTACAACGCCATGCAGGCTTCCGACGAAAAGGTCAAAGCCGCCTGGTCCGAAGTGCTTAACCAGTATCAGCGCCGCGCCGACCTGATCCCCAATCTCGTCAGTACAGTGAAGGGTTACGCCAGCCACGAAGAAGCCGTGCTGACCCGCGTGACCGAAGCCCGGGCACGGGTCGGCTCGACCAACATCACGGCCGATCAGCTGGATGATCCGGCTCAGGTGCAGCGGTTCCAGCAAGCCCAGGGCGAACTGAGTTCCGCGCTGTCGCGCCTGCTGGTGGTGACCGAAAACTATCCGCAACTGAAGGCCGACGGCCTGTTCCGCGACCTGCAGTCGCAGCTGGAAGGGACCGAAAACCGCATCGCGGTCGCCCGCAATCGCTACGTGACATCGGTTGAGGAATACAACGTCATGATCCGCCAGTTCCCTGGCGCAATCACCGCCAAGGTCATGGGCTACAAGCCCAAGGCCAACTTCGCGGTCGAAAACGAAGCCGCCATTTCGCGGCCACCCGCGGTCGACTTCGGTGGCGGCGCACGGCCTGCGCCCGCTCCTGCGCGATGA
- a CDS encoding DUF3320 domain-containing protein, translating to MSPLSVAQFLSPGSLTFDLLVMDEASQIQPVDAMGAIARCKQVVVVGDERQLPPTKFFSKITESQADDEDDDTQVSDIESILGLFTARGLPQRMLRWHYRSRHQSLIAISNTQFYENKLYIVPSPYTQEAGMGLRFHHVPDGVFDSGGTGANLIEAKGVAAAILAHAQQSPELSLGVATFSVSQRKAITDELEALRRAHPATEGFFGAHPSEPFFVKNLENVQGDERDVIMISVGYARNTQGNLTMRFGPLGAEGGERRLNVLISRAKRRCEVFASITDEDIDLERAKGKGVFAFKLFLHYARTGRLDLGQNTARDAQHVFEAQVATALQAKGYQVYPRVGIAGIFIDLAVADPAYPGRYLLGIECDGTAYRSARSARDRDRLRQSVLEDHGWRVHRVWSVDWFQRPQEQLDQVVAAIEAAKAELADEAARRASTGTAGQEGHAPAQPATARRAVPVDIVTVDRGDMTAIGLVDSLDATSPDAFYVEATLDRPGAYELHDTPARVMADLVRQVVAVESPVHIDEVIVRIRGAWGLQRAGARIEAAVGQGVQQALADGAIERNGDFLLQPGKTPVLRDRRNALSAGLRKPEMIAPAEIAAGIVQVVGDHLGAADEEIVLAVARLLGFKSTSAPLRKLLAAGIDDLLADGTLARRNALIVLRDQAAA from the coding sequence ATGAGCCCCTTGTCGGTGGCGCAATTCCTGTCACCGGGCAGCCTGACCTTCGATCTGCTGGTCATGGATGAGGCCAGCCAGATCCAGCCCGTGGACGCGATGGGCGCAATTGCTCGCTGCAAGCAGGTGGTCGTCGTGGGCGACGAACGCCAGTTGCCGCCCACCAAGTTCTTTTCCAAGATTACCGAGTCGCAGGCGGATGACGAAGACGACGACACGCAGGTGTCCGACATCGAAAGCATCCTGGGCCTGTTCACCGCGCGGGGGCTGCCGCAGCGCATGCTGCGCTGGCATTACCGCAGCCGGCATCAATCATTGATTGCGATCTCGAACACGCAGTTCTACGAAAACAAGCTGTACATCGTCCCGAGCCCGTACACGCAGGAAGCCGGGATGGGCTTGCGCTTCCATCATGTGCCCGACGGCGTGTTCGATTCGGGCGGCACGGGCGCCAATCTCATCGAAGCAAAGGGGGTCGCCGCGGCCATCCTGGCGCATGCGCAGCAGTCGCCCGAGCTGTCCTTGGGCGTGGCGACGTTTTCGGTGTCGCAGCGCAAGGCGATTACGGATGAGCTGGAAGCCTTGCGGCGCGCGCATCCGGCGACCGAAGGCTTTTTCGGCGCGCACCCAAGCGAACCGTTCTTTGTGAAGAACCTGGAAAACGTCCAGGGCGACGAACGCGACGTGATCATGATCTCGGTCGGCTACGCGCGGAACACGCAGGGCAACCTGACCATGCGCTTCGGCCCGTTGGGCGCGGAAGGCGGCGAACGCCGGCTGAACGTGCTGATCAGCCGGGCCAAGCGTCGGTGCGAAGTCTTTGCGTCGATCACTGATGAAGACATCGACCTGGAACGCGCCAAGGGCAAGGGGGTCTTTGCCTTCAAGCTGTTCTTGCACTACGCGCGCACGGGCAGGCTCGATCTGGGGCAGAACACCGCCCGCGATGCGCAGCACGTGTTCGAAGCGCAGGTGGCGACCGCCTTGCAGGCCAAGGGCTATCAGGTGTACCCGCGCGTCGGTATCGCCGGCATTTTCATCGACCTGGCCGTGGCCGATCCGGCGTATCCCGGCCGCTATCTGCTGGGCATCGAATGCGACGGGACGGCCTACCGGTCGGCGCGGTCGGCACGGGATCGCGACCGCTTGCGGCAATCGGTGCTCGAAGACCATGGCTGGCGGGTGCATCGTGTCTGGAGCGTGGACTGGTTCCAGCGACCGCAGGAACAGCTGGACCAGGTGGTTGCCGCGATCGAGGCTGCCAAGGCGGAACTGGCGGACGAGGCGGCACGCCGCGCGTCGACCGGGACCGCAGGCCAGGAAGGCCACGCGCCCGCGCAGCCTGCCACGGCGCGCCGTGCCGTTCCCGTCGACATCGTGACGGTGGACCGGGGGGACATGACCGCCATCGGACTGGTCGATTCGCTTGACGCAACGTCGCCCGACGCGTTCTACGTTGAAGCCACCCTGGATCGCCCCGGCGCCTATGAATTGCATGACACCCCGGCGCGGGTGATGGCCGATCTGGTCCGACAGGTGGTTGCGGTCGAATCGCCGGTACACATTGATGAGGTCATCGTACGGATCCGCGGGGCATGGGGCCTGCAACGGGCCGGGGCGCGCATCGAAGCGGCCGTGGGGCAGGGCGTGCAGCAGGCCCTGGCCGACGGCGCAATCGAACGCAACGGCGATTTCCTGCTGCAGCCCGGCAAGACGCCGGTGCTGCGCGATCGGCGCAACGCGCTGTCGGCCGGACTGCGCAAGCCCGAAATGATCGCGCCGGCCGAGATCGCGGCGGGCATCGTCCAGGTCGTGGGCGACCACCTGGGCGCCGCGGATGAAGAGATCGTGTTGGCCGTGGCGCGGCTGCTGGGCTTCAAGTCGACCAGCGCGCCGCTGCGCAAGCTGCTGGCCGCCGGCATCGATGACCTGCTGGCGGACGGCACGCTTGCGCGCCGCAACGCGCTGATCGTGTTGCGGGATCAGGCGGCCGCATGA